From one Shewanella sp. GD04112 genomic stretch:
- a CDS encoding class I SAM-dependent DNA methyltransferase: protein MDHSVHNKLISFIWNIADDCLRDVYVRGKYRDVILPMVVLRRLDTLLEPTKEAVLEEVKFQKEEMQATELDDEPLKAASGYVFYNTSKWTLKSLFNTATNNQQILLANFEEYLLGFSDNVKEIIECFNLKSQIRHMASKQVLLDVVEKFVSPYINLTHETVEDPDGNKMPALTNLGMGYVFEELIRKFNEENNEEAGEHFTPREVIELMTHLVFDPVKDQLPLTMTVYDPACGSGGMLTESQNFIEEKYPNDSRDVYLYGKEINDETYAICKSDMMIKGNNPENIKVGSTLSTDEFAASRFDFMLSNPPYGKSWASEQKHIKDGSDVIDPRFKVSLKDYWGNLEVVDATPRSSDGQLLFLMEMVNKMKDPSVSPLGSRIASVHNGSSLFTGDAGGGESNIRRFIIENDMLDAIVQLPNNLFYNTGITTYIWVLNNNKPEARKGKVQLIDASLLYRKLRKNLGNKNCEFAPEHITEITDTYLACKDVERALDANNDPVGIASKVFSNDDLGYYKVTIERPDRRRAKFTQDAIAPLRFDKQLSEVMEHVYAEHGERVYEKTGYASDKKKSFLKSIEKDILSWCEENDISLNAKAKAKLLDVKHWLALKALLETAQTLMADIGSNEFDDFNSFKIQVDKSLKAHAIKLSAPEKNAILNSVSWYDETAKKVVKKVVKLTGDKLDDLLERYECEVADLPDFGYYPVPREEGGKKGEFITYETSADLRDTESVPLKQSIYQYFLDEVKPHVDEAWINLDTVKIGYEISFNKYFYRHKPLRSLIDVATDIINLEQKAEGLIAQILGVNVAEVQGEA, encoded by the coding sequence ATGGATCATAGTGTACATAACAAGCTCATCTCATTTATTTGGAACATTGCCGACGACTGTTTACGTGATGTGTACGTTCGCGGTAAGTACCGTGATGTGATTTTACCTATGGTGGTATTGCGACGTTTAGATACGTTACTAGAACCTACCAAAGAAGCCGTGCTTGAAGAGGTAAAGTTCCAAAAAGAAGAGATGCAAGCCACGGAGCTTGATGATGAACCATTGAAGGCGGCCAGTGGCTATGTCTTTTACAATACATCTAAATGGACGCTGAAATCCCTATTCAACACCGCAACAAATAACCAACAGATATTACTCGCCAACTTTGAAGAGTACCTGCTTGGCTTTAGCGATAATGTTAAAGAGATCATTGAATGCTTTAACCTTAAATCGCAAATTCGTCACATGGCCTCAAAGCAAGTCCTTCTTGATGTCGTCGAAAAGTTTGTTTCCCCTTACATCAATTTAACTCATGAAACGGTCGAAGACCCGGATGGCAACAAGATGCCAGCCCTTACTAACCTGGGTATGGGTTATGTGTTCGAAGAGTTGATCCGCAAGTTCAACGAAGAAAACAATGAAGAAGCAGGCGAACACTTTACGCCACGTGAAGTTATTGAACTGATGACGCACCTGGTGTTTGACCCTGTGAAAGACCAGTTGCCGCTTACCATGACAGTATATGATCCTGCGTGTGGTAGTGGTGGTATGTTGACTGAATCTCAAAACTTCATTGAAGAGAAATACCCTAACGACAGCCGTGATGTTTACCTTTACGGCAAAGAGATCAACGACGAGACCTACGCGATTTGTAAATCGGACATGATGATCAAAGGCAACAACCCTGAGAACATCAAAGTAGGCTCAACCTTGTCTACCGATGAGTTCGCGGCTTCACGCTTTGACTTTATGTTGTCTAACCCGCCATATGGTAAGAGTTGGGCGTCTGAACAGAAGCACATTAAAGACGGCAGTGATGTGATTGACCCGCGTTTTAAGGTTAGCCTGAAAGACTATTGGGGAAATCTCGAAGTGGTGGATGCCACGCCACGTTCAAGTGATGGCCAGCTGCTCTTCTTAATGGAAATGGTCAACAAGATGAAAGATCCAAGCGTAAGCCCATTAGGCAGCCGGATTGCTTCTGTTCATAATGGCTCATCGCTCTTTACCGGTGATGCGGGCGGTGGCGAAAGTAACATTCGTCGCTTCATCATTGAAAACGACATGCTAGATGCCATCGTTCAGTTACCTAATAACCTGTTCTACAACACCGGCATTACCACTTACATTTGGGTGTTGAACAACAATAAACCTGAGGCGCGTAAAGGTAAGGTGCAACTGATTGATGCCAGCTTGCTATACCGTAAGTTGCGTAAGAACTTGGGTAACAAAAACTGCGAATTTGCGCCTGAGCACATCACGGAAATTACCGATACTTACCTCGCGTGTAAGGATGTTGAAAGAGCGCTTGATGCAAACAATGATCCTGTTGGCATCGCCAGTAAGGTGTTTAGCAATGATGATTTGGGCTACTACAAAGTCACTATCGAGCGCCCAGATCGCCGCAGAGCCAAGTTCACTCAAGACGCAATAGCCCCACTGCGTTTTGATAAGCAGCTCAGTGAAGTGATGGAGCACGTTTACGCAGAGCACGGCGAACGTGTTTACGAAAAAACTGGCTATGCTTCTGACAAGAAAAAGAGCTTCTTGAAATCCATTGAGAAGGACATTCTTTCTTGGTGTGAAGAGAACGATATTAGCCTCAATGCCAAGGCTAAGGCCAAACTGCTTGATGTGAAACACTGGCTGGCGCTAAAAGCATTGCTTGAAACTGCACAAACGCTGATGGCTGATATCGGTAGCAATGAATTTGATGACTTCAATAGCTTTAAAATCCAAGTTGATAAATCGTTAAAAGCCCATGCTATTAAGCTTTCAGCACCTGAGAAAAATGCCATCCTAAACTCGGTGAGCTGGTATGACGAAACCGCCAAGAAAGTGGTTAAAAAGGTAGTTAAATTAACGGGTGATAAATTAGACGACCTTCTGGAGCGCTATGAGTGTGAAGTCGCTGACCTGCCAGATTTTGGTTATTACCCCGTTCCTAGAGAAGAAGGAGGTAAAAAAGGTGAGTTCATCACTTACGAAACGAGCGCAGACCTGCGAGACACAGAATCTGTCCCGCTGAAGCAAAGCATTTATCAGTACTTCCTAGACGAAGTGAAGCCTCATGTTGATGAAGCATGGATAAACTTGGATACGGTGAAAATTGGTTATGAAATCAGCTTCAATAAGTATTTTTACCGTCATAAACCGCTGCGTAGTTTAATCGATGTCGCAACTGACATCATCAACCTAGAACAAAAAGCCGAAGGTCTTATTGCGCAGATATTGGGTGTGAACGTGGCGGAAGTTCAGGGAGAAGCCTAA
- a CDS encoding restriction endonuclease subunit S, producing the protein MTNLSGINLNNGTAVGAKREGMDSPSQSLALMPKYDDYVDSGVEWLGRVPASWELTRLGTRFNERRSKVSDIDYPALSVTKKGVLPQLDNAAKTKDGDNRKLVKEGDFVINSRSDRKGSSGVSDRDGSVSLINIVLKPKGIHPKFSEHLLKSHAFIEEYYRVGRGIVADLWTTRYDEMRTITISVPSLEEQTRIANFLDKKTAQIDDAIAIKEQQISLLKERKQIIIQQAVTQGLDPNVPMKDSGVDWIGKIPAHWGLMSLRYAFEFLNSRRVPISAVERESRQGEYPYYGASGVIDYVDDYIFDEDLILIAEDGANLLSKSTPLAFVATGKYWVNNHAHIIKPKFHGFKYWAELLSGLDYTVFISGAAQPKLTRDRLASVLVPVPPKDEIQEIISFIEGIEPDLNRTIDIQKSQIEKLKEYKTTLINSAVTGKIKITPEMFEQ; encoded by the coding sequence ATGACAAATTTATCGGGAATAAATTTGAACAACGGCACTGCCGTTGGCGCGAAGCGCGAGGGCATGGACAGCCCGAGTCAAAGTTTAGCATTGATGCCGAAATATGACGATTATGTAGATTCTGGGGTTGAATGGTTGGGACGAGTACCTGCCTCTTGGGAATTAACACGATTAGGCACTCGCTTTAATGAGCGTAGATCTAAAGTTTCAGACATTGACTACCCCGCACTCTCCGTAACAAAAAAAGGCGTTCTACCTCAATTGGATAATGCGGCCAAAACAAAAGATGGCGATAACAGAAAGCTAGTAAAAGAGGGTGACTTTGTTATAAATAGCCGCTCTGATCGGAAGGGTTCTAGTGGAGTATCTGACAGAGATGGATCAGTATCGCTTATAAATATAGTGCTTAAACCAAAAGGGATTCATCCAAAGTTTTCTGAGCACCTTTTGAAAAGTCATGCATTTATTGAGGAGTACTATCGTGTTGGACGTGGAATAGTCGCAGATTTGTGGACTACTCGATACGATGAAATGCGGACGATTACTATATCTGTTCCTTCACTAGAAGAACAAACCCGTATCGCCAACTTTCTAGACAAGAAAACCGCGCAAATCGACGACGCGATTGCGATCAAAGAGCAGCAAATTAGCCTGCTGAAAGAGCGTAAGCAGATCATCATCCAACAGGCGGTAACCCAAGGACTTGACCCGAATGTGCCAATGAAAGACTCCGGTGTGGATTGGATAGGTAAGATTCCAGCGCATTGGGGCTTAATGTCATTGAGATATGCGTTTGAGTTTCTTAATAGTAGAAGAGTTCCAATAAGTGCAGTTGAGAGAGAGTCGAGACAAGGCGAATATCCGTATTACGGTGCAAGTGGTGTTATCGATTATGTTGATGACTACATCTTTGATGAAGATTTAATCTTGATCGCTGAAGATGGCGCGAATTTGCTAAGCAAGTCAACACCATTGGCTTTCGTTGCAACTGGAAAGTATTGGGTGAATAACCATGCACATATTATTAAGCCAAAATTTCATGGTTTTAAATACTGGGCTGAGTTATTAAGCGGATTGGACTATACGGTATTTATTTCTGGTGCGGCACAGCCAAAATTAACAAGGGACCGTCTTGCAAGTGTATTGGTTCCAGTGCCACCAAAAGATGAAATCCAAGAAATAATTTCGTTCATTGAAGGAATTGAGCCAGATCTGAACCGCACGATTGATATCCAAAAGTCGCAAATTGAAAAACTCAAAGAATACAAAACTACCCTGATCAACAGCGCCGTGACAGGAAAAATAAAAATCACCCCGGAAATGTTTGAGCAGTAG
- a CDS encoding DUF4268 domain-containing protein, whose product MFTVNHQTNRISPVRTKKFSELGFTERKHLQLSTRSGLRLAHEPSALGEELLIIQKEFDGFALFPFVLDASRERLDLLALDKDGNLVIIENKLDDSGRDVVWQALKYASYCASLTKAQIVEVYQQYLDRYEPVTGEVDLLNAPESASVRICEFLDAPDLDELKLNLGNSQRIMLVAANFRKEVTSTALWLLGQGISIACFKITPYSLGEQLLINIDQIIPTPEAKELMIGINAKEAEEKTTEVVLKNRHTVRREYWERALEAFQKSSCQLYNNISTTKDHWLCAGSGVTGCPFSLIFNQKELRVELWLGRANSDENKWLFDELVKQKDQIDLAFGEPLEWLRLDNKKQSRIQFSTKADGFNKDIWLDHITWHLEHMVKLEKVLKAPLLQASERLKHKDVK is encoded by the coding sequence ATGTTCACGGTAAATCATCAAACCAACAGGATTAGTCCTGTTAGGACGAAGAAGTTCAGTGAGTTGGGCTTTACTGAGCGCAAGCATCTTCAGCTTTCTACCCGCTCAGGGCTCCGCTTGGCACACGAGCCTTCCGCACTCGGTGAAGAGCTACTGATTATTCAAAAGGAGTTTGATGGCTTTGCGCTTTTTCCTTTTGTGCTGGACGCAAGCCGTGAACGCTTAGATTTACTGGCATTGGATAAAGATGGCAACTTGGTCATTATTGAAAACAAGCTGGACGACAGTGGCCGAGATGTGGTGTGGCAAGCACTTAAATATGCCTCCTACTGCGCCAGTTTAACCAAAGCGCAAATAGTTGAAGTTTACCAGCAGTACTTAGACCGCTATGAGCCTGTAACAGGAGAGGTTGACCTGTTAAATGCCCCTGAAAGTGCCTCAGTGAGAATATGTGAGTTTTTGGATGCGCCCGATTTGGATGAGTTAAAGCTCAACCTGGGTAACAGCCAGCGCATTATGTTAGTTGCGGCAAACTTTCGCAAGGAAGTGACCAGCACAGCGCTATGGTTATTGGGTCAAGGCATTAGCATTGCCTGCTTCAAAATCACTCCTTATTCACTGGGTGAACAGCTACTGATTAATATTGACCAGATCATCCCAACGCCAGAAGCGAAAGAGTTGATGATCGGCATTAATGCCAAGGAAGCGGAAGAAAAAACCACCGAAGTGGTACTGAAAAACCGCCATACGGTGCGTCGCGAGTACTGGGAGCGTGCCTTAGAGGCGTTTCAGAAAAGCTCTTGCCAACTCTATAACAACATCAGTACCACCAAAGATCATTGGTTATGCGCGGGCTCTGGCGTAACAGGTTGTCCATTTAGCCTGATTTTTAATCAAAAAGAACTACGCGTTGAGCTATGGTTAGGTCGAGCTAATAGTGACGAAAACAAGTGGCTATTTGACGAACTGGTAAAACAAAAAGATCAGATAGATTTAGCCTTTGGTGAACCGCTCGAATGGCTTCGCCTCGATAACAAAAAACAATCGCGTATTCAGTTTTCTACCAAAGCCGATGGATTCAATAAAGACATTTGGCTGGATCATATTACCTGGCATCTTGAGCATATGGTTAAACTGGAAAAGGTACTTAAGGCACCGCTGCTGCAAGCTTCAGAGAGATTAAAACATAAGGATGTGAAATGA
- a CDS encoding DUF262 domain-containing protein → MTVSVATCSAQQLFEGHKILGSNGKQITGTLVIPEYQRPYCWQSQQIDSLLEDLEAHFHKHSELSYYLGSLILHHDEQQLKIIDGQQRITTLALFGFLLQQHQKLDLRFESPLSQQQIKANLDWIANHKSKWAKLINFERIQFSLVVTESEDDAYRFFETQNTGGVRLGGPDIIKAHHLRAVPKVHQSRFALQWEGLGKLDNSVKFLLKGRYWQQLNLRELAPHLQTKVVRDQIVAELGEQTTEGDDIAYGQILRLTGIGGDVVQQAAQQGYEVRQPLNAGINTIRYLSYFQNLYQKYWIHPTLPHLEGYNRFVCWLKGLEGCGYLQGLYEACLMMYISQFGEYQLELAANKLFRVVYSRRVSNQKAVRENSISSFVRDYPVLDWIALSYTTKQCFTFFDAFDLVVDPSNLESDTNSVKKRFIAEVSKHFQLDLSPEQYAASFANSLTCNITEMTEAA, encoded by the coding sequence ATGACGGTAAGTGTCGCAACTTGCTCAGCGCAACAACTTTTTGAAGGCCATAAAATACTTGGGAGTAATGGTAAGCAGATTACTGGAACGTTAGTTATTCCTGAATACCAGCGGCCTTATTGTTGGCAAAGCCAGCAAATTGATAGCTTGCTAGAAGATTTAGAAGCGCATTTTCATAAGCATAGTGAGCTATCGTATTATTTGGGTAGCCTTATTCTTCACCATGATGAACAACAGCTGAAAATCATCGATGGTCAACAGCGTATAACAACCTTAGCTTTATTCGGTTTCCTCTTACAACAGCACCAAAAGCTTGACCTACGTTTTGAATCGCCCCTTAGCCAACAGCAAATTAAGGCAAATCTTGATTGGATAGCAAATCATAAGTCAAAGTGGGCGAAGCTTATCAATTTTGAACGTATTCAGTTTTCATTGGTAGTCACTGAGTCAGAAGATGATGCGTACCGCTTTTTTGAAACGCAAAATACTGGCGGTGTGAGACTTGGTGGTCCCGACATTATCAAAGCTCATCATTTAAGGGCGGTTCCTAAGGTTCATCAATCAAGATTTGCGCTCCAATGGGAAGGCTTGGGTAAGTTAGATAACTCAGTCAAATTTCTTTTGAAAGGACGATATTGGCAACAGCTGAATTTGCGAGAACTCGCACCACATCTACAAACCAAAGTGGTAAGGGATCAAATCGTTGCTGAACTTGGTGAACAAACTACCGAAGGTGATGACATTGCTTATGGTCAGATACTGCGGTTAACCGGGATTGGTGGCGACGTTGTCCAACAAGCCGCGCAACAGGGATACGAAGTCAGACAACCGCTAAATGCGGGTATTAACACTATTCGTTACTTGTCGTATTTTCAAAACTTATATCAGAAGTACTGGATTCATCCGACGTTACCGCATCTAGAAGGCTACAACCGTTTTGTATGCTGGCTTAAGGGCTTGGAAGGATGTGGTTATCTACAAGGTTTATATGAAGCATGTCTGATGATGTACATCAGCCAGTTTGGTGAATATCAGTTGGAGTTGGCGGCGAACAAATTATTCAGAGTCGTTTACTCCCGCAGAGTGAGTAATCAGAAGGCGGTGAGAGAAAATTCCATTTCAAGTTTTGTGAGGGACTATCCAGTTTTGGATTGGATTGCTTTGAGCTACACAACTAAGCAGTGTTTTACCTTTTTTGATGCGTTTGATTTGGTCGTCGATCCTAGCAATTTAGAATCAGATACCAATAGTGTTAAGAAGCGCTTTATTGCTGAAGTAAGTAAGCATTTTCAGCTGGATTTGTCGCCAGAACAGTACGCGGCTTCATTTGCTAACTCATTAACCTGCAATATCACCGAAATGACGGAGGCAGCATGA
- a CDS encoding DUF262 domain-containing protein encodes MSSKVETELLSLQIIATKDLGFVIPCYQRPYVWREEEVIKLFDDVRDAYLAKEPHYFIGSVLSALNGDKSEYELIDGQQRTTTLMLLSLAFKAVGIETQLAHVSIKGENPRLTFEIRESVRNLLGSYAGLDKITKPGEEDIRKDEYLVHLEANLTILRQQVDKLAEQSDFDIQGFADYIFNQVQWVNNIVPASMDLNRLFSSLNTGGIQLEPVDLLKAKLFKHITTDKAVYSSIWQACEHTDNYFERNLRQIFKNADWQTLEYTDLANYQAELFPLVSSSNSVQRVGKSIAEIASGSLDFDVEPEQSESQSDDFDDETVYCRSIISFELLLIHTLRIFCTQKSWDDLTPRIRASNLMLCFEGLLQHDERTIKSFIELLWQVRYQFDTWVVKWVEHDDREDAQLRLTSISKNKAYINRKAKELGLLAQLQAVRNFTGDRSAQYWLTAFLCRLVADPKANDEDVVTLLESIDNKMSLTRETQKEASFKLASDISPQTIPWEDQAIYLKSSLGTRFEHYWFQKLEYLLWKNGDKTNDDKLKRYRITSKNSVEHVHPQNEEYHHELEKSPLNAFGNLVLLSLGENSSYSNQTVAKKKADFDSKPRYDALKLKDIFETYTQSNGQWSAIEIDKHQQKMLKLLEKHYMEGVVNGQ; translated from the coding sequence ATGAGCTCAAAGGTTGAAACAGAGCTGCTTTCATTACAAATCATCGCGACAAAAGATTTGGGCTTCGTTATTCCTTGCTATCAGCGCCCATACGTCTGGCGTGAAGAAGAAGTGATTAAGTTATTTGACGACGTTCGAGATGCTTATTTAGCTAAAGAGCCACATTACTTTATTGGCAGTGTCTTGAGTGCGTTAAATGGTGATAAAAGCGAATATGAGCTGATCGATGGGCAGCAAAGAACCACAACATTGATGTTGTTATCACTTGCCTTCAAGGCTGTAGGGATTGAGACTCAGCTGGCTCATGTGAGTATCAAAGGTGAAAATCCAAGATTAACGTTCGAAATCAGAGAGTCAGTGCGGAACTTGCTTGGCAGCTACGCGGGACTGGACAAGATTACGAAACCCGGTGAAGAAGATATTCGTAAGGATGAGTATTTAGTACATTTAGAAGCTAACCTTACGATTCTGAGACAGCAAGTCGATAAGTTGGCAGAGCAATCAGACTTCGATATCCAAGGTTTTGCTGACTACATTTTTAACCAAGTGCAGTGGGTAAATAATATTGTTCCAGCATCTATGGATTTGAACCGGTTGTTTTCGAGTTTAAATACAGGTGGCATACAGCTAGAACCAGTTGATTTATTGAAAGCAAAGTTGTTCAAACACATAACAACAGATAAAGCCGTTTACAGCAGTATTTGGCAAGCGTGTGAACATACCGATAACTATTTTGAGCGAAATCTGAGACAGATATTCAAAAATGCCGACTGGCAAACGTTGGAGTATACCGATCTTGCCAACTATCAGGCAGAGCTATTTCCTCTAGTCAGCTCTAGTAATAGTGTTCAACGAGTTGGTAAGTCAATTGCTGAGATAGCATCTGGATCATTGGACTTTGATGTCGAACCTGAACAATCTGAAAGTCAAAGCGATGATTTTGACGATGAGACCGTTTATTGTCGTTCAATTATCAGTTTTGAGTTGCTGTTGATTCATACACTCAGAATTTTTTGTACCCAGAAATCGTGGGATGATCTTACTCCTCGTATCCGTGCTAGCAATCTGATGTTGTGTTTTGAAGGGTTACTACAACATGATGAACGAACCATTAAATCGTTTATCGAATTGTTATGGCAGGTTCGTTATCAGTTCGATACCTGGGTTGTGAAATGGGTCGAGCATGATGACAGAGAAGATGCTCAGTTACGTTTAACCTCGATTAGTAAGAATAAAGCCTATATCAATCGTAAAGCCAAAGAACTTGGTTTACTGGCACAATTGCAAGCCGTGCGAAACTTTACAGGTGATCGCTCAGCCCAGTATTGGTTAACAGCGTTTTTATGTCGATTGGTTGCTGATCCTAAAGCGAATGATGAAGACGTGGTTACGCTATTGGAGAGCATCGACAATAAAATGTCGCTTACTAGGGAAACGCAAAAAGAAGCTAGCTTTAAACTTGCATCAGATATTTCGCCACAAACGATCCCTTGGGAAGATCAAGCTATCTATCTTAAAAGTTCTTTGGGAACTCGATTCGAACATTATTGGTTTCAGAAGCTGGAATACTTACTCTGGAAAAACGGTGATAAAACCAATGATGATAAGTTAAAACGTTATCGGATCACTTCGAAAAATTCGGTTGAGCACGTTCATCCTCAAAATGAAGAGTACCATCATGAGCTAGAAAAGAGCCCATTAAATGCTTTTGGTAATTTAGTGCTTCTAAGCCTTGGTGAAAACTCATCATATAGCAACCAAACGGTAGCAAAGAAAAAAGCGGATTTTGATTCCAAGCCGCGCTACGACGCGTTAAAGCTGAAAGATATTTTTGAGACGTACACACAATCAAATGGCCAATGGTCTGCTATCGAAATAGATAAACATCAGCAAAAAATGTTGAAATTATTGGAAAAACATTACATGGAAGGAGTAGTCAATGGTCAGTAG